Proteins encoded in a region of the Marinobacter arenosus genome:
- a CDS encoding long-chain-acyl-CoA synthetase, which yields MSNNSVSALDIARRLPGIMRRFPSIARGYYYYAAKDENRELTLGTLIERNAERHGQRPAILFEDRTTTWRDFNSWANRIAGFLQAQGLTKGDAIAVFLENRPELLAIVAGAAKLGVACAMLNTSQKGKVLEHSINLIEPKMVVVGEELISSFEGVKDKLRTSHPTPFLFVPDVNTLNAFGEAPEGYLNMAERVSTFNSDNPELCDPPRMGDTAIYLFTSGTTGLPKAAPGSHRKFIKAYGGFGLMSLAMEPEDVLYCTLPLYHGTALLVCWGSVLAGGSAIALRRKFSARAFWDDVRRYRATTFGYVGELCRYLLNQPASDQDRTHGLTKMIGNGLRPSIWQEFKERFGIETVAELYASSEGNIGFSNFFNMDNTVGFSTAPYKLVKFHDGTRDPVRNAKGFMEEVAKGEPGLLIGEITKKWSFEGYTQKDATEKSIVRNAFKKGDAWFNTGDVLKEIGCKHLQFVDRMGDTFRWKGENVSTNEVENIIDGSGLVEEAIVYGVEIPNTNGKAGMVTLVPHGKASDFDVNALFAYLSANLPPYAIPVFVRVTHAIEKTGTFKYRKVDIQKTGYSLERADEAVFAWLPKTEGYTRLTPELVAEIDAGKVNF from the coding sequence ATGAGCAACAACAGCGTTTCAGCACTGGATATCGCCCGGCGACTGCCGGGCATCATGCGACGTTTCCCGTCCATTGCCCGCGGCTATTACTATTACGCGGCCAAGGATGAAAACCGGGAGCTGACCCTGGGCACCCTGATCGAACGGAATGCCGAAAGGCACGGTCAGCGGCCGGCCATACTGTTCGAAGATCGGACGACCACCTGGCGCGATTTCAACAGCTGGGCCAACCGCATTGCCGGATTCCTGCAGGCCCAGGGCCTGACCAAGGGCGACGCCATTGCGGTCTTCCTGGAGAATCGTCCGGAGTTACTGGCGATCGTCGCGGGCGCGGCCAAACTCGGCGTCGCCTGCGCCATGCTGAACACCTCCCAGAAAGGCAAGGTGCTGGAACACAGCATCAACCTGATCGAACCGAAGATGGTGGTGGTCGGCGAGGAGCTGATCTCGTCGTTTGAAGGCGTCAAGGACAAACTCAGGACCAGCCACCCCACCCCCTTCCTGTTCGTGCCCGACGTCAACACCCTGAACGCCTTTGGTGAGGCACCCGAGGGCTACCTCAACATGGCGGAGCGAGTCAGCACCTTCAACAGCGACAACCCTGAGCTCTGCGATCCGCCACGCATGGGGGACACCGCCATCTACCTGTTCACCTCAGGCACAACCGGCCTGCCCAAGGCGGCTCCGGGGTCCCATCGCAAGTTCATAAAAGCGTACGGCGGCTTTGGCCTTATGTCCCTGGCGATGGAACCCGAGGACGTCCTGTACTGCACCCTGCCGCTCTACCACGGTACGGCCCTGCTGGTGTGCTGGGGTTCGGTACTGGCGGGCGGCTCTGCCATCGCCCTGCGCCGGAAGTTTTCCGCCCGTGCGTTCTGGGACGACGTGCGCCGCTATCGCGCCACAACTTTCGGGTATGTGGGCGAACTCTGCCGCTACCTGCTGAACCAGCCCGCCAGCGATCAGGACCGGACCCACGGACTGACCAAGATGATCGGGAACGGCTTGCGCCCGTCCATCTGGCAGGAATTCAAGGAGCGTTTCGGCATCGAAACCGTGGCCGAACTGTACGCCTCCAGCGAGGGCAACATCGGCTTCAGCAACTTCTTCAACATGGACAACACCGTTGGCTTCTCCACCGCACCCTACAAACTGGTGAAGTTCCATGACGGCACCCGGGACCCGGTGCGCAACGCCAAGGGCTTTATGGAGGAGGTCGCCAAAGGTGAGCCGGGGCTCCTGATCGGCGAGATCACGAAAAAATGGTCCTTCGAGGGCTATACCCAGAAAGACGCGACCGAAAAATCCATTGTGCGAAACGCCTTCAAGAAAGGCGATGCCTGGTTCAACACCGGCGACGTGCTGAAAGAGATCGGATGCAAGCACCTGCAGTTTGTCGATCGCATGGGCGACACCTTCCGCTGGAAAGGCGAAAACGTTTCGACCAACGAGGTGGAAAACATCATCGATGGTTCCGGCCTGGTGGAAGAGGCCATCGTCTACGGCGTCGAGATCCCGAACACCAATGGCAAGGCGGGCATGGTGACCCTGGTGCCCCATGGCAAGGCCAGCGACTTTGATGTCAACGCGCTGTTTGCGTATCTGAGCGCCAACCTGCCACCCTACGCGATTCCCGTGTTCGTGCGGGTCACCCACGCCATCGAGAAGACCGGCACCTTCAAGTATCGCAAGGTGGACATCCAGAAAACCGGTTATTCGCTGGAGCGGGCCGATGAGGCGGTGTTTGCCTGGCTACCGAAAACGGAGGGGTATACTCGGCTAACGCCGGAGCTGGTTGCCGAGATCGACGCCGGGAAAGTTAATTTCTAA
- a CDS encoding NADPH:quinone oxidoreductase family protein — protein MKAILCKEYGPADTLVIEDVPSPEVKGRGVKVRVKAAGLNFPDTLIIEGKYQLKPSMPFSPGGEMAGEVIEVGEKVTRFKPGDRVAGLTGYGAFAEEVVVPEQNLLPVPDGMSDEKAAAFTMVYGTSYYALKQRANLQPGESLLVLGASGGVGLATVELGKAMGARVIAAASSAEKLAIAKDAGADELINYTEEPLKEAVKNLTKGKGVDVIYDPVGGDFTEQALRAMGWNGRHLIVGFAAGDIPKVPANLTLLKGCSVVGVFWGSFTQREPEASAQNMMELMKLYAEGKIDPKISEVFEFEDYAKALGALTERRATGKVVLKVGS, from the coding sequence ATGAAAGCCATCCTCTGCAAGGAATACGGCCCGGCCGATACCCTGGTGATTGAAGACGTCCCCAGCCCGGAGGTTAAGGGCCGTGGTGTCAAAGTTCGGGTAAAAGCCGCCGGTCTGAACTTTCCCGACACCCTGATCATCGAGGGCAAGTACCAGCTGAAACCTTCCATGCCGTTCTCCCCCGGCGGCGAGATGGCCGGAGAAGTGATTGAGGTCGGCGAGAAAGTGACCCGCTTCAAGCCCGGCGACCGGGTTGCCGGCCTGACTGGTTACGGCGCCTTTGCCGAGGAAGTGGTGGTGCCTGAGCAGAACCTCCTGCCGGTGCCTGATGGCATGTCCGATGAAAAGGCGGCTGCCTTCACCATGGTGTATGGCACCTCATACTACGCGCTCAAGCAGCGCGCCAACCTCCAGCCGGGTGAGAGCCTGCTGGTGTTGGGTGCCAGTGGCGGCGTGGGTCTGGCCACGGTGGAACTGGGCAAGGCGATGGGGGCTCGTGTGATTGCCGCTGCGAGCTCCGCCGAGAAGTTGGCCATTGCCAAGGACGCCGGTGCGGACGAACTGATCAATTACACCGAGGAGCCCCTGAAGGAGGCCGTCAAGAACCTGACCAAAGGGAAGGGCGTGGACGTGATCTACGACCCGGTTGGTGGTGATTTTACCGAACAGGCGCTCCGTGCCATGGGCTGGAACGGTCGGCACCTTATCGTCGGTTTTGCCGCCGGTGATATTCCCAAGGTTCCCGCCAACCTGACCCTTCTGAAAGGCTGCTCGGTGGTTGGCGTGTTCTGGGGCAGCTTTACCCAGCGTGAGCCGGAGGCCAGTGCCCAGAACATGATGGAGCTGATGAAGCTCTACGCCGAGGGCAAGATTGATCCGAAGATCAGCGAAGTGTTCGAGTTCGAGGATTATGCCAAGGCCCTGGGGGCGCTGACCGAGCGCCGTGCTACCGGCAAAGTGGTGCTCAAGGTAGGCTCCTGA
- a CDS encoding BLUF domain-containing protein gives MSLMRLAYASEATFEAKPAEKGVEPNVARILMTSRRNNGKCLLVGGLYYGDNRFFQYLEGDEKDVLETYRRIQSDSRHKNIVTLIEEPLEARTFENWSMKYVPLSSDVHRFLKKHGLSRFDPASFSSTQCEEMIQLIRSSSQDLKLVNHDEDGTFEAKSQVLSTGLRNGLIAAALFLVGALFVAGSML, from the coding sequence ATGTCCCTGATGCGCTTGGCCTACGCCAGTGAAGCCACCTTTGAAGCCAAGCCGGCGGAAAAAGGTGTTGAGCCCAACGTTGCCCGGATTCTGATGACATCGCGGCGCAACAATGGAAAATGCCTGCTGGTTGGGGGGCTGTATTACGGAGACAACCGCTTCTTCCAGTATCTCGAAGGGGACGAAAAAGACGTTCTTGAAACCTACCGCAGAATCCAGAGTGACAGCCGGCACAAAAACATCGTCACGTTGATTGAAGAGCCGCTGGAGGCTCGCACCTTTGAGAACTGGTCCATGAAGTACGTCCCGCTATCAAGCGACGTACACCGTTTCCTGAAGAAACATGGCCTCAGCCGATTCGATCCGGCTTCGTTCAGCTCGACGCAATGCGAGGAGATGATCCAGTTGATCCGGAGCTCCAGTCAGGACCTGAAGCTCGTCAACCACGATGAAGACGGAACGTTCGAGGCGAAGTCACAGGTGCTCTCGACCGGCCTGCGTAACGGCCTCATCGCTGCTGCCCTGTTCCTGGTGGGGGCGCTATTTGTTGCCGGTTCGATGCTGTGA
- a CDS encoding trimeric intracellular cation channel family protein — MFDIVYLLEMLGIIAFAISGMIVARAKNMDPVGVFTIGFITALGGGTLRDLILDNHPVYWIKHQEQPVLILVMAILFSYWKHADRLRASQIVIPDAVGLGVFSILGAQLALDLGHSWLIASFLGVMTGTFGGALRDTLCNEVPQIFRKDQVYASVSFAGCWLYFFCQSLLVNEALPLTIGVVFIAIVRILAVRYDIRLQRDANHQ, encoded by the coding sequence ATGTTCGACATTGTCTACCTGCTCGAAATGCTCGGGATCATAGCCTTTGCCATCTCGGGAATGATCGTGGCGCGAGCCAAGAACATGGACCCTGTCGGCGTGTTTACCATCGGCTTCATCACCGCACTGGGCGGCGGCACCCTGCGGGACCTGATTCTGGACAACCACCCGGTGTACTGGATCAAACACCAGGAGCAGCCAGTGCTGATCCTCGTGATGGCGATCCTGTTCAGCTACTGGAAGCACGCTGACCGGCTCCGGGCTTCACAGATCGTCATTCCGGACGCCGTGGGACTTGGTGTTTTTTCCATTCTGGGCGCACAACTGGCACTGGACCTGGGCCACTCGTGGTTGATCGCCTCCTTCCTGGGCGTGATGACCGGCACATTCGGCGGCGCCCTGCGCGACACGCTGTGCAACGAGGTCCCGCAGATTTTCCGCAAGGACCAGGTCTACGCGTCCGTTTCGTTTGCCGGCTGCTGGCTCTACTTTTTCTGCCAGTCGCTCCTTGTGAATGAAGCCCTGCCGCTCACCATCGGTGTCGTGTTCATCGCGATTGTCCGCATCCTGGCGGTACGCTACGACATTCGCCTTCAGCGGGACGCCAACCACCAATAG
- a CDS encoding NCS2 family permease → MLERLFQLQAHGTTVRKELVAGITTFLTMAYIIVVNPSILSSTGMDFGAIFVATCLAATIGTLIMGLWANYPIALAPGMGLNAFFSFTVVGSMGYSWQVALGAVFLSGLIFFLLSVLKIREWIINSIPMSLRFGISAGIGFFLALIALKNAGIVVDHPATLVGMGEIKTAESLLFFGGFVLICALSFRRITGAVMIGIIAVTLIAMMLGMVEYKGFVSAPPSLAPTFMQLDIAGALNVGMISIVFAFLFVDLFDTSGTLIGAAQRGGLLDKEGKLPRLGRALMSDSVATMSGAALGTSTTTSYIESTAGISAGGRTGLTAVVVAVLFLACLLLSPIASIIPAYATAPALLYVAVLMTSGLKLVDWEDITDAAPAVVTALMMPLTFSIANGIALGFITYAIVKALSGRWSDLNASVVTIAVVFVLKFIFLDAA, encoded by the coding sequence ATGCTTGAACGACTGTTCCAACTCCAGGCCCACGGCACCACAGTTCGAAAAGAACTGGTAGCGGGCATCACCACTTTCCTGACCATGGCGTACATCATCGTGGTCAACCCGAGCATCCTGTCGTCCACCGGCATGGACTTTGGCGCCATATTTGTCGCCACCTGTCTGGCGGCCACCATCGGCACCCTGATCATGGGCCTATGGGCCAACTACCCGATCGCCCTGGCCCCCGGCATGGGGCTGAATGCCTTCTTCTCCTTTACGGTCGTCGGCAGCATGGGTTACAGCTGGCAGGTTGCTCTCGGGGCAGTCTTCCTCTCGGGCCTGATCTTCTTCCTGCTCAGCGTCCTCAAGATTCGCGAGTGGATCATCAACAGCATTCCGATGTCACTTCGCTTTGGCATTTCCGCCGGCATCGGCTTCTTCCTGGCGCTGATTGCCCTGAAGAATGCCGGTATCGTCGTCGATCATCCGGCCACACTGGTTGGCATGGGTGAGATCAAGACGGCCGAAAGCCTTCTGTTCTTCGGCGGATTCGTGCTGATTTGCGCGCTGTCGTTCCGGCGGATAACCGGTGCGGTGATGATTGGCATCATCGCCGTGACGCTGATCGCAATGATGCTGGGCATGGTGGAATACAAAGGGTTCGTGTCGGCACCGCCGAGCCTGGCTCCGACCTTTATGCAGCTGGACATTGCCGGTGCGCTCAACGTCGGCATGATCAGCATCGTGTTCGCGTTTCTGTTTGTAGACCTGTTCGACACCTCCGGCACCCTGATCGGCGCTGCCCAGCGCGGTGGCCTGCTGGACAAGGAGGGCAAACTGCCCCGCCTGGGCCGGGCCCTGATGTCCGACTCGGTGGCCACCATGTCCGGTGCGGCCCTGGGCACGTCCACAACCACCAGCTACATCGAGTCCACGGCGGGCATCTCGGCCGGAGGTCGTACCGGTCTGACCGCCGTCGTGGTGGCGGTTCTCTTCCTGGCCTGCCTGTTGCTGTCGCCCATTGCCAGCATCATCCCGGCCTACGCGACGGCACCCGCCCTGCTCTACGTGGCCGTGCTCATGACCAGCGGCCTGAAACTGGTCGACTGGGAAGACATCACCGACGCCGCGCCTGCGGTGGTGACCGCGCTGATGATGCCGCTGACCTTTTCCATCGCCAACGGCATTGCCCTGGGCTTTATCACCTACGCTATCGTGAAAGCCCTGAGCGGGCGCTGGTCTGACCTGAACGCCAGCGTGGTGACCATCGCCGTTGTATTCGTGCTGAAATTCATCTTCCTGGACGCGGCCTGA
- a CDS encoding adenine phosphoribosyltransferase: MDYFAESIKKAIRTVPDWPKPGVAFRDITTVLQDKTAFRKLIDAFVHRYHGHEIDAVAAVDARGFIIGSALAYELNASLVLVRKKGKLPFDTLVEDYELEYGTASVELHKDAFKPGDKVVLVDDLIATGGTMLAATRLIRRIGAEIVEVAAMIDLPDLGGSRKLQEEGLQVYTVCSFDGD, encoded by the coding sequence ATGGATTATTTTGCAGAAAGCATCAAGAAGGCCATTCGCACCGTCCCGGACTGGCCCAAGCCCGGCGTGGCCTTCAGAGACATCACCACCGTCCTGCAGGACAAAACGGCCTTCCGGAAGCTGATTGACGCCTTTGTCCATCGCTATCACGGTCATGAAATCGACGCCGTGGCGGCCGTTGACGCCCGCGGCTTTATCATCGGCTCGGCTCTGGCGTACGAACTGAACGCCTCACTGGTGCTGGTCCGGAAGAAGGGCAAACTGCCGTTCGACACGCTGGTCGAAGACTACGAACTCGAATACGGCACCGCATCGGTGGAGTTGCACAAGGATGCCTTCAAGCCCGGCGACAAGGTGGTACTGGTGGACGACCTGATCGCCACCGGCGGTACCATGCTTGCGGCCACCCGCCTGATCCGACGTATCGGTGCCGAGATCGTGGAAGTGGCAGCCATGATCGATCTTCCGGACCTGGGTGGCTCCCGCAAGCTGCAGGAGGAAGGGCTTCAGGTTTATACTGTCTGTTCGTTCGACGGAGACTGA
- a CDS encoding fumarylacetoacetate hydrolase family protein, whose protein sequence is MQDYQHHWKDGTPVHLPLGKIVCIGRNYAEHARELDNPVPDEPLLFIKPSTAAVHLTRPLILPRNLGSVHFETELAVLIGRPLTNASASEAETAILGYGLALDLTLRDVQTTLKEKGHPWERAKAFDGACPLSPFVAKEKLRTDNIHFTLDIDGERRQTGETRDMLNPVVPLIAHISSLFSLLPGDVVLTGTPKGVGPLQIDQTLSLEMEDVLFVETKVV, encoded by the coding sequence ATGCAGGATTATCAGCACCACTGGAAGGATGGCACGCCCGTACACCTGCCACTGGGCAAAATCGTCTGCATCGGCCGCAATTACGCCGAACACGCCCGGGAGCTGGACAACCCGGTGCCTGATGAACCGCTGCTGTTCATAAAACCCTCGACAGCGGCGGTGCACCTCACCCGCCCCCTGATCCTCCCCCGAAATCTCGGGTCGGTTCATTTCGAGACGGAACTGGCGGTGCTGATCGGGCGCCCGCTGACCAACGCCTCGGCGAGTGAAGCGGAAACCGCCATCCTCGGTTATGGTCTGGCACTGGATCTGACGCTCCGGGATGTTCAGACCACGCTGAAAGAGAAGGGCCACCCGTGGGAACGCGCCAAGGCGTTCGACGGCGCCTGCCCGCTGTCACCGTTTGTCGCCAAGGAAAAACTTCGCACGGACAACATCCACTTTACCCTGGACATTGACGGCGAGCGCCGGCAAACCGGGGAGACCCGCGACATGCTCAACCCGGTGGTCCCACTGATTGCCCATATCAGCAGCCTGTTCTCACTGCTGCCCGGTGATGTCGTGCTGACCGGCACGCCCAAGGGGGTTGGCCCCCTGCAAATCGACCAGACACTGTCACTGGAAATGGAGGATGTGCTGTTCGTGGAAACCAAAGTGGTTTAA
- a CDS encoding ABC1 kinase family protein, whose translation MAKKPVTSRRGRFLKLAGMTASVAGQYAGQRARRMFRSENDEGAQSESYTRMAGQIVDTLGELKGAVMKVGQIASQTQDFLPKEFSEALQTLQKEAPPMPFEVIVEQIESELGKPVTELFEYIQEKPYAAASIGQVHRARLYDGTDVIVKVQYPGVDESCDSDLKQLRMTLKLGGLLKMPKEAVDQLFGEIRERLKEELDYVNEADNIQLFRQFHQNDDWVIIPSVVDSHSTRRVLTLELVEGDHVSEVTPERYDQDTINLIGQRIFTTMADQLFRFQCIHGDPHAGNFAYRPDGSIIMYDFGCVKKLKPGIVESYRKALVAALEEDYQALDRHLIALGARVESQPAVDEAYYAMWRDILIVPFNQDEPYDFAEADLHKHVAAKTSTVFKYLDYFKPPVESIFIDRMIAGHYWMLKRLGVQAAFKEELEKYLKLSEQAGPG comes from the coding sequence ATGGCAAAGAAACCGGTAACCTCCCGACGCGGACGATTTCTGAAACTCGCAGGCATGACCGCCTCCGTGGCCGGCCAGTACGCTGGCCAGCGCGCGCGCCGGATGTTTCGCAGCGAGAACGACGAGGGCGCTCAGAGCGAGAGCTACACCCGGATGGCCGGACAGATTGTCGACACCCTGGGTGAACTGAAAGGCGCCGTCATGAAGGTGGGCCAGATTGCGTCCCAGACCCAGGACTTCCTGCCCAAGGAATTCTCCGAGGCTCTACAGACGCTGCAAAAAGAAGCACCCCCCATGCCCTTTGAGGTGATCGTCGAGCAGATTGAATCGGAGCTCGGCAAGCCGGTCACGGAACTCTTCGAATACATTCAGGAAAAGCCCTACGCCGCGGCTTCCATCGGCCAGGTACACCGTGCCCGCCTGTACGACGGCACGGATGTGATTGTGAAGGTCCAGTATCCGGGGGTGGACGAATCCTGCGATTCGGATCTCAAGCAACTACGCATGACCCTCAAGCTCGGCGGGTTGCTGAAGATGCCCAAGGAGGCGGTCGACCAGCTCTTCGGCGAGATCCGGGAACGGCTCAAAGAGGAACTCGATTACGTCAATGAAGCCGATAACATCCAGCTATTCCGGCAGTTCCACCAGAACGACGACTGGGTCATCATTCCGTCGGTGGTCGACAGCCACTCGACCCGCCGGGTACTCACCCTCGAACTGGTCGAGGGCGACCATGTCAGCGAGGTCACACCGGAGCGCTACGATCAGGACACCATCAACCTCATCGGCCAGCGCATCTTCACCACCATGGCCGACCAACTGTTCCGTTTCCAGTGCATCCACGGCGATCCGCACGCCGGCAATTTCGCCTACCGGCCAGATGGCTCCATCATCATGTACGATTTCGGCTGCGTGAAAAAATTGAAACCGGGCATTGTGGAGTCTTATCGCAAGGCCCTGGTTGCGGCGCTGGAGGAGGATTATCAGGCACTGGACCGCCACCTGATCGCTCTGGGTGCCCGGGTCGAAAGCCAGCCAGCCGTGGACGAAGCCTATTACGCAATGTGGCGCGACATCTTGATTGTCCCTTTCAACCAGGACGAACCCTACGACTTCGCCGAAGCGGACCTGCACAAGCACGTAGCGGCCAAGACCAGTACCGTCTTCAAATACCTGGATTACTTCAAGCCGCCCGTGGAGAGCATCTTTATCGACCGGATGATTGCCGGGCACTACTGGATGCTGAAGCGGCTGGGGGTGCAGGCGGCGTTCAAGGAAGAACTGGAAAAATACCTGAAACTGTCGGAGCAAGCTGGACCGGGCTAA